Proteins found in one Gammaproteobacteria bacterium genomic segment:
- the yqeF gene encoding putative acyltransferase (Evidence 3 : Putative function from multiple computational evidences) produces the protein MEDVVIIAARRTAIGKFGGTLGALSASTLGATVIRSLLADTGIQANQIDEVIMGQVLTGGVGMNPARQACLGAGLPVEVSAMTLNKVCGSGQKTLHLGVQAIRCGDADIIIAGGQESMSMAPHLLPNSRNGQKMGDWVLIDHMIKDGLWDIFNDYHMGCTAENVAERYGISREDQDAFAAESQQKAEAAQKSNRFKEEITPVEIPVPKKDPIRFAVDEFPRHGTTAASLAKLRPAFKSNGTVTAGNASGINDGAAAVLLCSATKAKALGLTPIARIAAYASAGVDPAVMGIGPIPASRKCLRKAGWEVDQLDLIEANEAFAAQAIAVNRDMGWDLAKVNVNGGAIALGHPIGASGMRNLVTLIHEMIKRDAKKGLATLCIGGGQGVAVAIER, from the coding sequence ATGGAGGACGTAGTCATCATTGCCGCCCGCCGTACAGCCATTGGCAAATTTGGCGGGACACTGGGCGCTCTGTCCGCCAGTACCCTTGGGGCCACGGTTATTCGGTCCCTGTTGGCGGATACCGGAATCCAGGCCAACCAGATCGATGAAGTCATCATGGGCCAGGTCCTCACCGGCGGTGTCGGCATGAATCCCGCCCGTCAAGCCTGTCTGGGGGCCGGACTCCCCGTCGAGGTCTCGGCCATGACCCTTAACAAGGTCTGCGGCAGCGGCCAAAAGACCCTCCACCTAGGGGTACAGGCCATCCGCTGTGGTGATGCGGATATCATCATTGCCGGTGGCCAGGAATCGATGAGTATGGCCCCCCATCTGCTTCCCAATAGCCGTAACGGCCAAAAAATGGGCGACTGGGTACTCATCGACCACATGATCAAGGATGGCCTGTGGGACATCTTCAACGACTACCACATGGGCTGCACTGCGGAGAACGTCGCCGAGCGCTACGGCATCAGTCGTGAGGATCAGGACGCCTTCGCCGCTGAGTCACAACAGAAAGCCGAAGCCGCGCAAAAGTCCAATCGTTTCAAAGAAGAAATCACCCCTGTCGAGATCCCTGTCCCCAAAAAGGACCCGATCCGCTTCGCAGTTGACGAATTCCCGCGTCACGGCACTACCGCTGCCTCCCTCGCCAAGCTACGTCCGGCCTTCAAATCAAATGGGACCGTAACCGCCGGTAACGCCTCTGGTATCAACGACGGGGCCGCTGCGGTATTGCTTTGTTCCGCAACCAAGGCCAAGGCTCTGGGACTGACTCCTATTGCTCGAATTGCCGCCTACGCCAGTGCAGGTGTCGATCCCGCAGTGATGGGCATTGGACCGATCCCTGCTAGTCGCAAGTGCCTACGCAAGGCGGGCTGGGAGGTTGACCAACTCGATCTCATCGAGGCCAATGAGGCCTTTGCCGCCCAGGCCATTGCAGTCAATCGCGATATGGGCTGGGACCTCGCCAAGGTCAATGTCAACGGTGGAGCTATCGCCCTGGGCCACCCAATCGGGGCCTCTGGAATGCGTAACCTCGTTACGCTAATTCACGAGATGATCAAACGCGACGCCAAGAAAGGGCTCGCTACCCTGTGCATCGGCGGTGGTCAGGGCGTAGCAGTAGCCATTGAACGTTAA
- a CDS encoding hypothetical protein (Evidence 5 : Unknown function), which yields MKNELFEQWVTLTKEAAEPMMKLNELSARAMEQTARQQLELARDYLDLGARQVQLMGNVQDPQKWLSDQSELANEFSKKLTGRAEAFVVLANKTQKELSDWAEQNASKAKEKMGKVV from the coding sequence ATGAAAAATGAACTCTTTGAGCAATGGGTAACCCTGACCAAAGAAGCTGCCGAGCCGATGATGAAGCTCAACGAACTCTCCGCCCGTGCGATGGAGCAGACCGCCCGTCAGCAGCTCGAGTTAGCTCGCGATTACCTCGACCTGGGGGCACGTCAGGTACAACTCATGGGTAACGTACAAGACCCCCAAAAGTGGTTGTCCGATCAGAGTGAACTCGCCAACGAGTTTTCCAAGAAACTGACGGGGCGCGCTGAGGCTTTCGTGGTCCTCGCCAATAAAACCCAGAAAGAACTATCCGATTGGGCAGAACAAAACGCCAGCAAGGCCAAGGAAAAGATGGGTAAGGTTGTCTGA
- a CDS encoding hypothetical protein (Evidence 5 : Unknown function), translating into MTRFWVTCGSIPYVALQHNDERTWCQHPIYRDSSSVAMRHKDVVRYPKMGGTRL; encoded by the coding sequence TTGACCCGATTCTGGGTCACTTGCGGGTCGATTCCTTATGTTGCGTTGCAGCATAACGATGAGCGAACCTGGTGTCAACACCCAATCTATCGGGATTCCTCAAGTGTTGCGATGCGTCATAAGGATGTTGTACGCTACCCCAAGATGGGGGGGACGAGGTTGTGA
- a CDS encoding polyhydroxyalkanoate synthase subunit PhaE, with protein MTNTTEAANAWGEAWLNTQRKYLDTWMNLGTELAQRGSEVLGQGTKRDESPANPFATNPFAANPFSVGIEQWWKLMAPALPDESRQAAGRLMDMNKGYLQMGEQVWNLAHTMQNAAKAGQDWQQKLQDQIKAWQASFSCQKEGTAGWNTLCGLPLQHWRQLFSSYSMMPGDMEKNLRGTGPLGANTLQHALKGVLSTPAVGYTREVQEDWQEWGRLWLEHIQVMQKYEQLLAGVGSRTVDLIGTRIMDIAKEGKNIESLRQAYDLWVDCAEEAYTELANSSDFIATQARLTNTLMTVKHTEQKMVEQYLSGFNLPTRTELDTAHERIHRLRREVRRLRHRLEDSGVEELHKKIDQLRDEVRALQTESAQVATPAQPPRKSTAATPKKEG; from the coding sequence ATGACTAACACTACTGAGGCTGCCAATGCCTGGGGCGAGGCGTGGCTCAATACCCAGCGCAAATATCTAGACACCTGGATGAACTTGGGGACAGAACTTGCCCAACGTGGATCTGAAGTTTTAGGGCAAGGCACCAAACGTGACGAGTCGCCCGCCAATCCTTTTGCCACCAATCCTTTCGCGGCCAATCCCTTTAGTGTTGGTATCGAACAATGGTGGAAGTTGATGGCCCCCGCCCTGCCGGATGAGAGTCGTCAGGCGGCAGGTCGCCTGATGGATATGAATAAGGGTTACCTGCAAATGGGTGAACAGGTCTGGAACCTAGCTCATACCATGCAAAATGCTGCTAAGGCCGGCCAGGATTGGCAGCAGAAGCTCCAGGACCAGATCAAGGCCTGGCAGGCAAGTTTCTCTTGCCAGAAAGAAGGGACTGCGGGCTGGAATACCCTGTGTGGTCTACCACTGCAACACTGGCGGCAGCTTTTCTCGTCCTATTCGATGATGCCGGGCGATATGGAAAAGAATCTGCGCGGTACTGGTCCGTTGGGTGCCAATACCCTGCAACATGCCCTTAAGGGAGTGCTTTCCACCCCAGCCGTCGGTTATACGCGGGAGGTACAGGAAGATTGGCAGGAGTGGGGACGGTTGTGGTTAGAACATATCCAAGTGATGCAGAAGTACGAACAATTGCTGGCGGGGGTGGGCAGCCGCACGGTGGATCTGATCGGTACGCGCATCATGGACATTGCCAAGGAAGGAAAAAACATCGAGTCTCTGCGTCAGGCCTATGACCTATGGGTGGATTGTGCCGAAGAGGCCTATACCGAGCTAGCGAATAGCAGCGATTTTATTGCTACTCAGGCGCGGCTCACCAATACGCTGATGACGGTGAAACATACTGAGCAGAAGATGGTGGAGCAGTACCTCAGTGGTTTTAATCTGCCGACTCGAACCGAACTCGATACTGCTCACGAACGTATCCACCGTTTACGTCGTGAGGTCCGTCGCCTACGACATCGTTTGGAGGATTCAGGCGTCGAAGAATTACACAAAAAGATCGACCAATTACGTGATGAGGTGCGTGCGCTACAGACGGAATCGGCCCAAGTCGCTACGCCCGCACAACCTCCTCGTAAATCCACCGCCGCCACCCCCAAGAAGGAGGGCTAG